A window of the Hordeum vulgare subsp. vulgare chromosome 5H, MorexV3_pseudomolecules_assembly, whole genome shotgun sequence genome harbors these coding sequences:
- the LOC123398384 gene encoding probable inactive purple acid phosphatase 27 has protein sequence MGASALPPLLVAAVLMAATAAMTVEDSAPDNIQPLSTLNLSAAQVAMDSSSAIHASPDVLGKDGEDSAWVTVNFTTPSPSSDHWIGLFSPADLTSGIGSSKVAGEGDGPAALPVAPIKYKLGNSEPNFLRTGGGNTSFLVINQRSDYAFGLFAGGKDNPKLLAVSNKISFANPKAPVFPRLSQGKQWDEMAVTWTSGYTMDEAYPFVEWRMKGEETSKRTPAGTLTFTRGHLCGDPARGQGYRDPGFIHTAFLKDLWPNREYSYQIGHELQDGTVAWGKAATFRASPYPGQASLQRVVVFGDMGLGAMDGSSELQGFQPGAQVTTDRLVKDLPNYDAVFHIGDLSYANGFLAQWDQFTAQIEPIASKVPYMVASGNHERTYMDTGGFYNGNDSHGECGVPAETYFYVPAAAHRGKFWYAADYGMFRFCVGDTEHDWRPGTEQHAFLDACFAGADRKHQPWLVFLAHRPLGYSSNDFYAEEGSFAEPMGRALQPLWQRHRVDLAIYGHVHNYERTCPVYENTCTVKGKDKQSSYAGAMGGTIHVVAGTGGAKLRSYAGGAWPQWSVARNESFGYVKLTASDHSSMRFEFIHSDDGAVHDAFTITRDYKDIMACAVDSCAPHTLAN, from the exons atgggagcaagCGCGCTCCCGCCGCTGCTGGTGGCGGCCGTGCTGATGGCCGCCACCGCGGCCATGACGGTGGAGGACTCGGCGCCGGACAACATCCAGCCGCTGTCAACGCTGAACCTTTCCGCCGCGCAGGTCGCCATGGACTCCTCGTCGGCCATCCACGCCTCCCCCGACGTGCTCGGCAAGGAC GGCGAGGATTCCGCGTGGGTGACAGTCAACTTCAcgacgccgtcgccgtcgtcggacCACTGGATCGGCCTCTTCTCCCCCGCCGATTTAAC CTCCGGCATCGGGAGCAGCAAGGTAGCAGGGGAAGGAGATGGGCCTGCAGCGCTGCCCGTGGCTCCGATCAAG TACAAGTTGGGCAACTCGGAGCCGAATTTCCTCCGCACCGGCGGCGGCAACACCAGCTTCCTCGTCATCAACCAGCGTTCCGACTACGCCTTCGGCCTCTTCGCCGGCGGCAAGGACAAT CCCAAGCTTCTGGCGGTGTCGAACAAGATCTCCTTCGCGAACCCGAAGGCCCCCGTGTTCCCGCGCCTGTCCCAGGGGAAGCAGTGGGACGAG ATGGCGGTGACCTGGACGAGCGGGTACACCATGGACGAGGCGTACCCATTCGTGGAGTGGAGGATGAAGGGCGAGGAGACCTCCAAGCGGACGCCGGCCGGCACGCTCACCTTCACGCGAGGCCACCTCTGCG GTGACCCGGCCCGTGGGCAGGGTTACAGGGATCCGGGCTTCATCCACACCGCGTTCCTCAAGGACCTGTGGCCAAACAGAGA GTACTCATATCAGATTGGGCACGAGCTGCAGGACGGGACGGTGGCGTGGGGCAAGGCCGCCACCTTCCGCGCGTCCCCCTACCCGGGCCAGGCCTCGCTGCAGCGCGTCGTCGTCTTCGGCGACATGGGACTC GGGGCAATGGACGGGAGCAGCGAGCTCCAGGGGTTCCAGCCCGGCGCGCAGGTGACCACCGACCGGCTGGTCAAGGATCTGCCCAACTACGACGCCGTGTTCCACATCGGCGACCTCTCCTACGCCAACGGCTTCCTCGCGCAGTGGGACCAGTTCACCGCGCAGATCGAGCCCATCGCCTCCAAGGTCCCCTACATGGTCGCAAG TGGCAACCACGAGCGCACGTACATGGACACGGGCGGGTTCTACAACGGCAACGACTCGCACGGCGAGTGCGGCGTGCCGGCGGAGACCTACTTCTACGTGCCGGCGGCGGCGCACCGGGGCAAGTTCTGGTACGCCGCCGACTACGGCATGTTCCGCTTCTGCGTGGGCGACACGGAGCACGACTGGCGGCCCGGGACGGAGCAGCACGCGTTCCTGGACGCGTGCTTCGCCGGCGCTGACCGGAAGCACCAGCCGTGGCTCGTCTTCCTGGCGCACCGCCCGCTCGGCTACTCGTCCAACGACTTCTACGCGGAGGAGGGCTCCTTCGCCGAGCCCATGGGGCGCGCCCTGCAGCCGCTCTGGCAGCGCCACCGCGTCGATCTCGCCATCTACGGCCACGTCCACAACTACGAGCGGACGTGCCCCGTCTATGAGAACACGTGCACCGTCAAGGGCAAGGATAAGCAGAGCAGCTACGCGGGTGCGATGGGAGGGACGATCCACGTCGTGGCCGGCACGGGCGGGGCCAAGCTGAGGAGCTACGCCGGCGGGGCGTGGCCGCAGTGGAGCGTGGCGAGGAACGAGAGCTTCGGCTACGTCAAGCTCACGGCCAGCGACCACTCGTCCATGCGGTTCGAGTTCATCCACAGCGATGACGGCGCCGTGCACGACGCCTTCACCATCACCAGGGACTACAAGGACATCATGGCCTGCGCCGTCGACAGCTGCGCGCCACACACCCTAGCCAACTAG